The genomic DNA ttacaaaattcaaaCGCATAACCTAGTCTAAAAAATGCTTTTAGTCTCCTATCGTTAATTTTAGCACTATCTAAAGCATCGAAGTTAATCACAACGATGTTCTTTCTAACTTCACATTTGAAGGAGCTCCATATATGGTTCCattctatattttgaaattgagatTCCTGATAATCCTCTGTCAGGACAACGATATAGAAACGACTCCgtataatatttttgtatatttgttcaaCCTGGATACCACCGGGCTCAAAGTCCCGATATGGAATACACGTTTTCATTCCATGCTGCTCAAGGTACACATTCAAAGTATGTATTGCCCATGCTGTTCCTGCGTTGTTTTCTATATTCAACGAAatataaacatcaaaatatatttccGAATTCATTATTGTTGCATTGGATTGATTTAGTATCTTTCTCACAACCAATTTGATTTCATATTCAAATCTTTGATATATTACAAAACAGATCAGTAATGTCGCAACGGGTAAGGCAATACAAAAGACTAAGTCGTTTCTTTTCACTGGACAAAAATCGTCTTTTGATAAGTACCTTGCATCTATATGTTCAGATTTTATATCACAGGTGATGCGATTTGGGCTGCAATTTTGACTACTATAGCGTTCAACCATGTTTTTATCCAATACAATTCACAcctacattttgttttaatttcaccAAAAACGAGATTACAGGGATTTTTCTGCAGAATAGTTTTATCAAAGAAACTGATTCtatttttgtaaagattaatgtaattcagtgttttgattttatagattaaaGGATCAATGTGAATTATGTCATTATAAGATAGGTCGATTCGCTTTGTTCTATTCAGGTATTCCTCAAACTGTACATACTTTATTTGGTTTCGACTAAAGTCAATATCTAAGTTGTCGAAATCAGGAACATTCGACggcaattttgtttgtttactgaAAGTGCAGTTGACTACAACTCGTTCCTTTGACGGTTGTTGAAAACAAGTACATCGCATAGggcatttatttttcatattaatgTTGCAAATGAAAAGGTCGTATATTGACGAATTACCTTTCGATGAACCAATCACATAACCTTTTAACTGTGGAGGACTGAAACATGTAACATTATGTCGTGTAATACCTTTAAATTTACGTGCAGCATTTTCTACGTATTTGATGTATAAACCTATACTACAATCGCATTTCCAAGGGTTGTTACCAAACTGAAGGGCGTATGAAAAAGCTATAATAAATGTACTTATTACATCTACAAAACCTAGTTCTTCGGGTGTTGGAATACGGCTTAAATTATTTGAAGTCATTCTAATATATCCCCCGCCAATTAACTCTCCTTTTCTGAAGCGTTTTCCTTTAACTTCGTTTGTGAATTTGGATATCTTATTTTCTGTGCAGTCCACTTCAAAGAACCAGAAACCCaggaaaatatttgttatatcgAAACTTTTTAATCCGTTtcgttttattttaatgtacaTTAAACTACCTGGACGATAATTGAACGACTCCGGCTCAATATAAgatatcaaattatttgaaaggtCTAGATAACGTAAAAATGTAAGCTTACTGAAAGTGGACGAATTGATATTCTCTATAGAATTGTTTGATAAATCTAATGTGTCCAAATTTGAGAGGCAACTGATATTTGGCAAATTCTGAATGTTATTATCGCTAAGGTTGACTGTAACCAAATCGGGATATTTACATATGTTATACGGAAAATATAACAATGGACATTTTCCATGGTAATCTAGAATAAAATAGTTGGAACTATTCGATTTTTCGTGTTGTCTTATTTGCGGTTTCTTTAATGTGTCATAGTTCACTATTTGTAGCTTTGTTTGAAGACaagaatattttggaaaattcCAAAACGGTTCTGCAAACTCTGCACAGCACAGACTCAGTGCATCATTTTTTGACACGAATTCAAAATCTGAACATTTCCCTTTACAACAGTTTGGACAATACAGTGTAGATGCACTTGCAACACTCTTTTCCAACCACTGGAAATGTTCAGGAACTGTTATGTTGTTTTCAGAGAAACTTTGAATTATAAGCTGAATCAGAACTGCAATGTGTTTCCATGAAGGAAATAATTTTTctatcttaaaaaaaagaaaaaacatttaaagactTATACATTATCATGCTCTGTGTGATTCTAATTTGAAAAAGAGcattaaattgaaattaaaaaaaaaaagttacacaaacaagaaaaaaccTTTTGGTCTTGATGTTGAGATCTCTTCAGATACAACAACTAACCCCGTGATTATCAAAAACACCGAATTTTagtacatattttgtaaatggaTGTAGATAATAATCTTTAGGTTATCTTCGGATTGTTTTTGCACGGTTCGGGAGTAGTATATTAGTATATGTGAAcatattgaaggccgtacggtgacctatagttgttaatttctgtgtcatttggtatcttgtagagagttgtctcattggcaatcatatcacatcttcttttttataaaggcATCTAGTTTGTCATACATAATCTTACACTTCGATGATATTTATTAACATTATGCTACAAGAAACCTAAGAAGATTCTTattcattgtttaatatttagaCGTTTATGAATAAATAGTATTACTTTTTCTGCGTCCAAAACACTTGCCAGGTTCAGCTTCGTCGAGAACGTTCAAACTGATTCAGATAGCCCGACACCACAAAGTGTGTTATATGAtaagaaaaatctttaaatatgcATCATCTGACTtgtttttggcaaaatacaattttctgtAAAGAATTGCATATTTGCATTCTATATTACCAATCACACTAAAGAGGGATATTTCTTTTATGTGTTTATGTTCAAATACGTcgtacattttatttataaaattcctTTACTAATCTACATATAAATATTAGAATTCACTGTCcagttataataaaaatatcactgTAGCTGCATGAAGCGAGAAACCAATGCAGTAGGTAGATTAGTAAGTAATTAGTTCAGTTCACAATCCAATAGTATACATAATATATGAGACATCAGATAAAAGCAGCATTAACATATTATATGATTCCTGCTTTAAAAGACACATGGAACACTTTTATCTCATGCCCATTTAAgcatacacaatttaaaaatcatttttcaaacttaaaaattatctaaaagtataaaacaattactatacagatcattttttttcgactaaaaagaagaagaaaaaagtagaattaattttaaaatctaaaataacatgtttatacacaagtaaattaaaactttaaactcTTTAGAAGTTATGAATTTATAACACAGTCTGCTAAAACttgataattgtataaaaagtatGTATATGTTGatttaatgaatttatatagcataaaatatatatttatactcaCAAATATCATGTTTCTATATAACACCCAAtttcagataaaaaatattcatacagGCCTTTGGAAAAATTGAAAGCAAATATAACAACTACATACActaagaaaaaattaaaagcaagCGCAAGCGATTgtcaatattgtaaaacaatcaaactttcaatattttataacagaaAATACATCTTCAGGAAGAAACCAATTGCTTACGTTTTAAGCCAACCGCAATTGATATAAGTAGGAAGAAAAGTGCAAAACTACAAGGAAAGGCCACTTTATAATGCATATCTCGGAAAAAACATTGTCTCGGTTTctgtttataatttgtttttaaacagatgttactgtaatatttataataattataatatataaattttatataatcgAAATGCCAGTTTCGTAAaacttaaattataaaaaaggcCAATAAACCGATGTCATAAAACGGGTCTGTATACAAAAATGTTaggtttcatttaaaatcattatGTGTATCAGTTAGTAATCTATTTATTATcttgtttctaaaaatatataaaaaaaaaaagatgtggtatgaatgccaatgagtcaactctccacaagataccaaataacACCGAAATGAACacctataggtcactgtacggccttcaacaatgagcaaagcccataccgcatagtcaactataaaaggcccgaaacttttttatttcattttctttgatataaatACGTCATTCTCgactaaaggaaaatttcataatttttttgaataaaaacgaGAAATTGGGATTTTTAAGAAAACCACCGTCATGAGGAAATATTTAgcttttcaattataaaaataagtgtttgtgAAACTGCTATATATTCAATGAAGTTTTTCCGATAAAGTGTGTGATTCaagttttttgaattttttatatatttttgtcaaatggtcaaagaaaatattttgtcaaaatttaatgaaaattaaacgagccaaatcagtttttatttagtaattggtaccaccttaacaaaatacattaaaaagttctctcagattttaaatagaaatacgcaatatttcgctaaacaaataAGCTTCATCAGGCGTGTGCATCTCtcaaggtgaaatcggatgcatgacaacaaaatatttgtgTAGCTTAATCTATACAAGATTTGAGATAAAGTGTAACATATTTTGCATGAAATATGTTTGTAGCTACATCTACATAAAGTTGGAATAAAAGTTTAACACATTTATAGATGTTCGATTATATGAATTTCTATAAATcaatttgtatgatttcaagATAATTATGGTTTTGATTTGCTTTTTTTCGTCTCTCTAATTGAGTCCATGAGGTTCAAGAGTTCGTAACTGGTGCATCCATAATCTCTTTCTCTTTTGTCTTCCTTGTGCAtcccaattttgatttttctcaatgatttgaaatgtgaCGTTTTCAAAATCATGTCCTGCTCTAAAAAGGTATGTGGTAATTGGGCAGtttctttcttttgtataaaatgGCCGATGGTAATTTAGTCGGATGTTAAATGGTGATTCTGTTTCACCAACATATTGCAATTTGCAAGTTCCACACGTTAGAACATAAATGCAATTTTGCGTTTTGCAAGTTCCACACGTTagaaaataaatgcaattttgcgtttttcaatttgatgttataaatttgttgtattttttctttttgactgTGCTGACGAATTGAGTTTCGATGTTGGCGACTTTTCAGCACTTACAATTGCCCCCTCCGCATGgctatatctttattttattgtggCTGTTGTCATGTcagttaaaaaatttaaaagaagagGTTATTTGGTCAAGTATTGGTCAGACTGGTCGTGTATTGTTCAGACCTttggtcgagtatggttcagactgaAAAAAATAGGTCGAGAATGGGTTTAGACtgtttcagactggtcgagtaataGTTCTGACTATTTTCATTAGCTACGATAATGGTTTAGTACAAATCAATACAGTTGAGTACGGTTTAAACTGGGATCGAGTAATGTCGTATAAAATTTAGACCAATTCAGAATGGTCGAGTAAAAGTCAGTATAGTGAAGTAcagatataggccatttcagacttTTAATAGTTTGTAGTGGTCATAACAATTTCATAACAACAACCACTATAGCTGTCAATTGCAAAACGTAATGAATAATGTAAAAACCACTAGAACAAAAACTTACTCAGCAAACGAGCATAAAATAAATCCACAAATGCCTTTGCAACTACAACAAGGCATGTTTGTTAGGCAAACTTTATCGATTATAGGTGATTACGCTTCTCCAACATATATGAGTAGGGCGGATACACAAAACCAGCCTTTCAATCAAATAAATCCACACATTAATCAAGATGTCATGAGTCAGAATCTTACTCCAAACCATGGACCACCGACAAACATACCTCATTGTATCAACTAGCAAAATCAACATCATCAGTATATCGAGAAATGCCTCATCATGGGCATGCACACCAGTTGTACTAACAGCAAACCCAGCCAGAATCAGACTATGCACATGTGAACAACAGACTACAATGTCCACACCAGTACAACAGAGCTTTCAATTGCCTTAAGATTCATACACTACATTCAAGATATGTTGTGAGCTACCTTTATATGAAGCACGCTGTAACATTCAACTAATGCCAGTTGAACCAAATGCAAATATGAAGTATTactcacaaaaaaaactaaatagatCAGGTGAGACTGACACAAAGGGCAAAGTATGATTTAGCACAAGGAACAACTAATGTCAGATgtatcaaatgcaaaatataaagtattactcacaagaaaatcaaatacatCAGGTAGTATTCAGGAACACTGGCTTTGGACATTTGAACAAGACTTGATTGATAAAACCATTCcacaaatgtaaaattttacaacaatgTCGTGATccaaaaatcaattttcaagTCACGAGTGGTCGTGGTGGAGTTTCGATTTTATGGCCGATAGAATagaaccatttaaaaaaacagatgaTGGAAATAATAGGACAATTGTTGTCGTAAATTTATCAATCAATAAACATATATGCTTAGTAAGTCCCTACAGTGAATTCAGATTTTGAATACCTAGATATTTTACTATCCaaagtagaaaaatataaagaaattctTACCGTAGAGATATGAACGTGGTGAATAAGATGGATAGTTTTAAAGCTGCTAAAAGAAGCAAGAGCAACTTTTAGAGGGAAAAGAATACAAAGACGAATCCAGGATTAAATACATTATCAAAATTGGCAAAGTTTTTTGAGATATGAAGACAGTGAGAAAGAACTGTTAAGTTTTCATTCACAGCAGCTTGATCAATACAATTTTAAGTACAAGGTACTAGTAGTTTaagcaacaaatgctcaggatgtTATCCACCACTTgatgatgtttcaagtttaCCACCATATTTACACGAAGAGACTGACACTAGAATCAAGATCGATTTGTCTGATGCAGTAAAACACAGACTTAACTGAGTCATGACTCAAACTGTTGATACTGATGTCATTGCTGTTTCGTTATTCCGTGACACAGGGACAGACAAACTTTGGTTTGCATTTGGAAGGAGAAAAAGCATAAGATATATGTCAATCAATAACCTTTCAAGGAACTGCGTTGGTGACATTAATGGAGGTTGGAGATGTGACTATAGCATTTGGAATGATGAATGACCAGCCAACATCACCATATggatttgataagtttaatgtcattgaaaacgatacttggttttgttgtaagatcgaaaaaagaaacagattgggttaacaaggcaagaaaatatgtgtttttggaATTTATGGATGTGAGAAACAATACCACAGTCTTTGTAAATGTTGGAAATCAGCTCTCCGATTGTGAATTGCGGCCTAACGAGTATGCTGATTGGGAATAATGTCCTTACCTcaataaaataccttgaaactgaAATACGAGTGGATGAAGTCTTGGATGCGTATGGCAGTTATAGCAACAAATGGTCAGGAGATTCTATCTTATCCAACACGTGATGTACTTCAAGTTCAGCGCCAAGTTCACATTTAGAGGCAGACACTAAAATCATGTCTTCAAATGCAACCAATGTCTCTCacatagtctttttttttacctttcaaTCAAAGAGAGAACCACATCACAAAAGGTAAAGGCATGAATGACAATAAGTGTGTCAGATCAATCAGATCACTCGacattgcctagtgcatttgaaaggccattgatagatattaatccaaagtATTTTGCCCTCCCAAACACAATCCATAGTTCGTctacccctatgtcacggaatagcgaaacagtagtgacagcatcatcattaacgactgttcgaatcatgactcgtttaagttcgtgtttcactgcatcaaaCTCGTGCACCAAAACTTTACATCAAAGAAAaagattgaggactcatctttgaaatttacgtaatatttttaccggaagtgtcaactttatatctaaacatttacaacatgcaagaataagtggttttggggATAACTTATAGCCGAAAGTTaaatgaccagcacaaaataaaatcaatttctttacatttggaaaaaaaaatgaaaatttaaataaaaaattgatatttctatgtccgcatttttgaatattaccggaagtaagggtttttaagacatatgtcttatacattgtatccatcagaagcaccaaAGAGAGGTTCTTaacaatgtaatgatagtagcaatacgtttaaacatatttcaattaccctccctaaaaaataagcttatttaagtacaatttCCATCATGttggattttaaccggaagtggggtttctgaagacatctaatctatttaatctatccaaaagtagtaaataacaaaggtctgtaccaaatattatgatagtagcatgatattaacacatttttacacactagccttcgatattgggctgattcaagtatgacgtccgccattttggattttaccggaagtgagacatttttttcaaatgcctccctatctgaaataaaagagtaatagttgaggaaggtctatgtcaaatttcatgcttgtaacaggatgtgcacaattcgtctgaaatatgcATGTAGCCGCCGGACTTATGGTATATATTTGAATGAAAGGAATAACAGACATTTACGAAGTTTATAAGGAAAACAATATGACTATCCACCCTGACCTgaaaaagaaaacttgttatCATTATGATTGCAGATCTTCGTCTCGAATAGATTATATTACATCAAATAATGACATTCTTGAAACAACAATTGTTCTTGTGCAAAGTCGAATAATTACCTCTAAACATCTGTAAGTAAAAGCCGTAACAATAAATGATTTTGATGCTAAACAGCAAAATaggaaaaagaataataatactTCATACAAACAGCTATGGGACATGTAGATGGAAAACGTTATCAATCAACATCTAAAGTATTACTAACAAGTTCACAAATCAACTGGACCATTTATTCTGTCCATGAAACGGATACACACCTTTTCTTGCTAAGATAGAAGCGAAACTTTCCTTAGATACCAACAGGGAAAAGAAATCGCTATTGGTCGACAACAATTTGTTGAACAATAAGAGCATGGtccaaatgacaaaacatatttcgtctaataaaaacaaatcggTCAACTAAAATCATATGTAGCAGAATTTGTTATGAAGAGGAACAAAAAGCTTCAatcttaaataaacaaaaacaaatactttcAAGAATAAAACATCCCACAAAACCATCCAGAATTTGATGATCAATTAATGCAAAATAGCCAAAGTAGATATTATATCATCGAAAAAGTCAAAAAGTTAGAAAGAGAAAGGCAAATTGG from Mytilus trossulus isolate FHL-02 chromosome 8, PNRI_Mtr1.1.1.hap1, whole genome shotgun sequence includes the following:
- the LOC134727669 gene encoding uncharacterized protein LOC134727669; protein product: MTSNNLSRIPTPEELGFVDVISTFIIAFSYALQFGNNPWKCDCSIGLYIKYVENAARKFKGITRHNVTCFSPPQLKGYVIGSSKENNAGTAWAIHTLNVYLEQHGMKTCIPYRDFEPGGIQVEQIYKNIIRSRFYIVALTEDYQESQFQNIEWNHIWSSFKCEIEKLFPSWKHIAVLIQLIIQSFSENNITVPEHFQWLEKSVASASTLYCPNCCKGKCSDFEFVSKNDALSLCCAEFAEPFWNFPKYSCLQTKLQIVNYDTLKKPQIRQHEKSNSSNYFILDYHGKCPLLYFPYNICKYPDLVTVNLSDNNIQNLPNISCLSNLDTLDLSNNSIENINSSTFSKLTFLRYLDLSNNLISYIEPESFNYRPGSLMYIKIKRNGLKSFDITNIFLGFWFFEVDCTENKISKFTNEVKGKRFRKGELIGGGYIRMTSNNLSRIPTPEELGFVDVISTFIIAFSYALQFGNNPWKCDCSIGLYIKYVENAARKFKGITRHNVTCFSPPQLKGYVIGSSKGNSSIYDLFICNINMKNKCPMRCTCFQQPSKERVVVNCTFSKQTKLPSNVPDFDNLDIDFSRNQIKYVQFEEYLNRTKRIDLSYNDIIHIDPLIYKIKTLNYINLYKNRISFFDKTILQKNPCNLVFGEIKTKCRCELYWIKTWLNAIVVKIAAQIASPVI